In the Populus trichocarpa isolate Nisqually-1 chromosome 1, P.trichocarpa_v4.1, whole genome shotgun sequence genome, one interval contains:
- the LOC18094860 gene encoding protein ROOT HAIR DEFECTIVE 3 isoform X3, giving the protein MARCAGIEPCTLVMDLEGTDGRERGEDDTAFEKQSALFALAVSDIVLINMWCHDIGREQAANKPLLKTVFQVMMRLFSPRKTTLMFVIRDKTRTPLENLEPVLREDIEKIWDSVPKPEALKETPLSEFFNVEVVALSSYEEKEEQFKEQVATLRQRFFHSIAPGGLAGDRRGVVPASGFSFSAQEIWKVIKENKDLDLPAHKVMVATVRCEEIANEKCSIFAANEEWCQMEEAVQSGPVSGFGKKLSAILNFTLSDINNGFSNSRYDAEAIYFDGGVRSAKRKQLEENLLQLVQPAHQSMLGHIRSGTLENFKEAFEKALNAGEGFSLAAVACTQNYMAQFDEGHADAVIEQANWDTSKARDKLRRDIDAHITSVRAAKLSELTSSFEAKLNEALLGPVGALLDGATSETWPAIKKLMQRETESAVAGISNALSGFDMDKQSKDKILTSLENYAKGVVEAKAREEAGRVLILMKERFSILFSHDSDSMPRVWTGKEDIRAITKTARTASLKLLSVMAAIRLDDDVDNIETTLSSALMDTKNNAAVKDRSITTSDPLASSSWEEIPSSRTLITPVQCKSLWRQFKSETEHAVTQAISAQEAHKRNNNWLPPPWAIVALVVLGFNEFMTLLRNPLYVGGVFAVFLLIKALWVQLDISGEFRNGALPGLLSLSTKFLPTTMNLIRRLAEGQKPMTTDPRRNPALASKFFQNGSSSFSDSSSSASSGITSPKEGNEYSSTLKDD; this is encoded by the exons ATGGCTAGATGTGCTGGTATTGAACCTTGTACTCTTGTAATGGATTTGGAAGGAACTGATGGAAGAGAACGCGGAGAG GATGATACCGCATTTGAGAAACAAAGTGCTCTTTTTGCCCTTGCTGTCTCAGATATAGTATTGATCAACAT gtggtGTCATGATATCGGTCGTGAGCAAGCTGCAAATAAGCCTCTTTTAAAGACTGTGTTTCAG GTCATGATGCGATTATTCAGTCCtcgcaaaacaactttgatgtTTGTGATACGTGACAAGACAAGG ACACCTCTGGAGAATTTAGAACCTGTTCTAAGAGAAGACATTGAGAAG ATATGGGATTCTGTTCCCAAGCCTGAAGCTCTCAAGGAAACTCCATTGAGtgaattttttaat GTTGAAGTTGTTGCTCTTTCTAgttatgaagaaaaggaagagcaaTTCAAGGAGCAG GTTGCTACTTTGAGGCAGCGATTCTTCCATTCTATTGCTCCTGGTGGGCTTGCTGGAGATCGGCGGGGTGTAGTTCCTGCTTCAGGTTTCTCTTTCAGTGCACAGGAAATCTGGAAAGTTATTAAGGAGAATAAGGACCTTGACCTTCCTGCTCACAAG GTCATGGTTGCTACTGTACGCTGTGAAGAAATCGCCAATGAAAAATGTAGTATTTTTGCTGCAAATGAG GAGTGGTGTCAAATGGAAGAGGCTGTGCAATCAGGTCCAGTCTCTGGGTTTGGAAAGAAGCTTAGTGCAATTCTAAATTTTACTTTGTCTGA cATCAATAATGGCTTTTCTAATTCTAGGTATGATGCAGAAGCTATATATTTTGACGGAGGAGTAAGATCTGCAAAGCGAAAGCAGCTTGAGGAAAACTTGCTACAA CTTGTCCAACCAGCACATCAATCCATGTTGGGTCATATAAGGTCTGGAACTCTTGAGAATTTCAAGGAAGCATTTGAGAAAGCTTTGAATGCAGGGGAAGGGTTTTCTTTGGCAGCTGTAGCTTGCACTCAGAATTACATGGCTCAATTTGATGAAGGGCATGCAG ATGCTGTTATTGAACAAGCAAACTGGGACACATCTAAAGCGAGGGATAAGCTTCGTCGTGATATAGATGCACATATTACTTCTGTCCGTGCAGCCAAACTCTCTGAACTTACTTCATCATTTGAG GCTAAGCTAAATGAGGCATTATTAGGACCTGTGGGAGCTCTTTTAGATGGAGCTACTAGTGAGACATGGCCAgccataaaaaaacttatgcaGCGTGAGACAGAATCAGCTGTTGCTGGGATCTCTAATGCACTTTCTGGTTTTGACATGGACAAACAATCCAAGGACAAAATACTTACAAGTTTGGAGAATTATGCAAAAGGTGTAGTTGAGGCAAAAGCAAGGGAAGAAGCTGGAAGGGTCCTGATCCTTATGAAAGAAAG GTTTTCAATATTGTTTAGCCATGACTCTGATTCAATGCCACGGGTTTGGACTGGAAAGGAAGACATTCGAGCAATTACCAAAACTGCTCGCACTGCA TCCTTGAAGTTGTTATCTGTAATGGCTGCAATCCGTCTGGATGATGATGTTGATAATATTGAGACTACACTATCATCTGCTTTGATGGATACAAAGAACAATGCTGCTGTTAAAGACAGAAGTATCACAACATCTGACCCTCTGGCATCAAGCTCTTGGGAAGAG ATTCCATCCTCAAGGACATTGATCACACCTGTCCAGTGCAAATCTTTGTGGAGGCAATTCAAGTCTGAGACAGAGCATGCTGTCACCCAGGCCATTTCTGCTCAG GAAGCCCACAAACGTAATAACAACTGGTTACCACCCCCATGGGCAATCGTTGCCTTGGTTGTGCTGGGATTTAATGAGTTTATGACTCTTTTGAG AAATCCTTTGTACGTGGGTGGCGTCTTTGCTGTTTTTCTACTCATTAAAGCCCTATGGGTGCAGTTAGACATTTCAGGCGAATTCCGCAATGGTGCT CTTCCCGGGCTTCTTTCTTTATCTACGAAGTTCCTTCCCACTACTATGAATCTTATCAGAAGACTAGCAGAGGGGCAGAAACCCATGACTACAGATCCTCGGAGAAACCCTGCTCTAGCATCAAAATTTTTTCAGAATGGATCCAGCTCTTTTAGTGATTCCTCATCAAGTGCTTCCTCTGGGATAACTTCGCCAAAAGAAGGGAATGAGTACTCGAGCACCTTAAAAGACGACTAG
- the LOC18094860 gene encoding protein ROOT HAIR DEFECTIVE 3 isoform X2 has product MKKSDGCCSTHLIDGDGTFNDTGLEHFIKEVKLGECGLSYAVVSIMGPQSSGKSTLLNNLFGTNFREMDAFKGRSQTTKGIWMARCAGIEPCTLVMDLEGTDGRERGEDDTAFEKQSALFALAVSDIVLINMWCHDIGREQAANKPLLKTVFQVMMRLFSPRKTTLMFVIRDKTRTPLENLEPVLREDIEKIWDSVPKPEALKETPLSEFFNVEVVALSSYEEKEEQFKEQVATLRQRFFHSIAPGGLAGDRRGVVPASGFSFSAQEIWKVIKENKDLDLPAHKVMVATVRCEEIANEKCSIFAANEEWCQMEEAVQSGPVSGFGKKLSAILNFTLSEYDAEAIYFDGGVRSAKRKQLEENLLQLVQPAHQSMLGHIRSGTLENFKEAFEKALNAGEGFSLAAVACTQNYMAQFDEGHADAVIEQANWDTSKARDKLRRDIDAHITSVRAAKLSELTSSFEAKLNEALLGPVGALLDGATSETWPAIKKLMQRETESAVAGISNALSGFDMDKQSKDKILTSLENYAKGVVEAKAREEAGRVLILMKERFSILFSHDSDSMPRVWTGKEDIRAITKTARTASLKLLSVMAAIRLDDDVDNIETTLSSALMDTKNNAAVKDRSITTSDPLASSSWEEIPSSRTLITPVQCKSLWRQFKSETEHAVTQAISAQEAHKRNNNWLPPPWAIVALVVLGFNEFMTLLRNPLYVGGVFAVFLLIKALWVQLDISGEFRNGALPGLLSLSTKFLPTTMNLIRRLAEGQKPMTTDPRRNPALASKFFQNGSSSFSDSSSSASSGITSPKEGNEYSSTLKDD; this is encoded by the exons ATGA AAAAGAGTGATGGTTGTTGTTCTACTCACCTGATTGATGGAGATGGTACATTTAATGATACCGGATTAGAACATTTTATCAAGGAGGTGAAATTAGGGGAATGTGGATTGTCATATGCTGTAGTCTCCATTATGGGCCCGCAAAGTAGTG GGAAGAGTACgctattgaataatttgtttggTACCAACTTTAGAGAGATGGATGCTTTTAAAGGAAG GTCTCAAACCACTAAGGGAATTTGGATGGCTAGATGTGCTGGTATTGAACCTTGTACTCTTGTAATGGATTTGGAAGGAACTGATGGAAGAGAACGCGGAGAG GATGATACCGCATTTGAGAAACAAAGTGCTCTTTTTGCCCTTGCTGTCTCAGATATAGTATTGATCAACAT gtggtGTCATGATATCGGTCGTGAGCAAGCTGCAAATAAGCCTCTTTTAAAGACTGTGTTTCAG GTCATGATGCGATTATTCAGTCCtcgcaaaacaactttgatgtTTGTGATACGTGACAAGACAAGG ACACCTCTGGAGAATTTAGAACCTGTTCTAAGAGAAGACATTGAGAAG ATATGGGATTCTGTTCCCAAGCCTGAAGCTCTCAAGGAAACTCCATTGAGtgaattttttaat GTTGAAGTTGTTGCTCTTTCTAgttatgaagaaaaggaagagcaaTTCAAGGAGCAG GTTGCTACTTTGAGGCAGCGATTCTTCCATTCTATTGCTCCTGGTGGGCTTGCTGGAGATCGGCGGGGTGTAGTTCCTGCTTCAGGTTTCTCTTTCAGTGCACAGGAAATCTGGAAAGTTATTAAGGAGAATAAGGACCTTGACCTTCCTGCTCACAAG GTCATGGTTGCTACTGTACGCTGTGAAGAAATCGCCAATGAAAAATGTAGTATTTTTGCTGCAAATGAG GAGTGGTGTCAAATGGAAGAGGCTGTGCAATCAGGTCCAGTCTCTGGGTTTGGAAAGAAGCTTAGTGCAATTCTAAATTTTACTTTGTCTGA GTATGATGCAGAAGCTATATATTTTGACGGAGGAGTAAGATCTGCAAAGCGAAAGCAGCTTGAGGAAAACTTGCTACAA CTTGTCCAACCAGCACATCAATCCATGTTGGGTCATATAAGGTCTGGAACTCTTGAGAATTTCAAGGAAGCATTTGAGAAAGCTTTGAATGCAGGGGAAGGGTTTTCTTTGGCAGCTGTAGCTTGCACTCAGAATTACATGGCTCAATTTGATGAAGGGCATGCAG ATGCTGTTATTGAACAAGCAAACTGGGACACATCTAAAGCGAGGGATAAGCTTCGTCGTGATATAGATGCACATATTACTTCTGTCCGTGCAGCCAAACTCTCTGAACTTACTTCATCATTTGAG GCTAAGCTAAATGAGGCATTATTAGGACCTGTGGGAGCTCTTTTAGATGGAGCTACTAGTGAGACATGGCCAgccataaaaaaacttatgcaGCGTGAGACAGAATCAGCTGTTGCTGGGATCTCTAATGCACTTTCTGGTTTTGACATGGACAAACAATCCAAGGACAAAATACTTACAAGTTTGGAGAATTATGCAAAAGGTGTAGTTGAGGCAAAAGCAAGGGAAGAAGCTGGAAGGGTCCTGATCCTTATGAAAGAAAG GTTTTCAATATTGTTTAGCCATGACTCTGATTCAATGCCACGGGTTTGGACTGGAAAGGAAGACATTCGAGCAATTACCAAAACTGCTCGCACTGCA TCCTTGAAGTTGTTATCTGTAATGGCTGCAATCCGTCTGGATGATGATGTTGATAATATTGAGACTACACTATCATCTGCTTTGATGGATACAAAGAACAATGCTGCTGTTAAAGACAGAAGTATCACAACATCTGACCCTCTGGCATCAAGCTCTTGGGAAGAG ATTCCATCCTCAAGGACATTGATCACACCTGTCCAGTGCAAATCTTTGTGGAGGCAATTCAAGTCTGAGACAGAGCATGCTGTCACCCAGGCCATTTCTGCTCAG GAAGCCCACAAACGTAATAACAACTGGTTACCACCCCCATGGGCAATCGTTGCCTTGGTTGTGCTGGGATTTAATGAGTTTATGACTCTTTTGAG AAATCCTTTGTACGTGGGTGGCGTCTTTGCTGTTTTTCTACTCATTAAAGCCCTATGGGTGCAGTTAGACATTTCAGGCGAATTCCGCAATGGTGCT CTTCCCGGGCTTCTTTCTTTATCTACGAAGTTCCTTCCCACTACTATGAATCTTATCAGAAGACTAGCAGAGGGGCAGAAACCCATGACTACAGATCCTCGGAGAAACCCTGCTCTAGCATCAAAATTTTTTCAGAATGGATCCAGCTCTTTTAGTGATTCCTCATCAAGTGCTTCCTCTGGGATAACTTCGCCAAAAGAAGGGAATGAGTACTCGAGCACCTTAAAAGACGACTAG
- the LOC18094860 gene encoding protein ROOT HAIR DEFECTIVE 3 isoform X1, whose protein sequence is MKKSDGCCSTHLIDGDGTFNDTGLEHFIKEVKLGECGLSYAVVSIMGPQSSGKSTLLNNLFGTNFREMDAFKGRSQTTKGIWMARCAGIEPCTLVMDLEGTDGRERGEDDTAFEKQSALFALAVSDIVLINMWCHDIGREQAANKPLLKTVFQVMMRLFSPRKTTLMFVIRDKTRTPLENLEPVLREDIEKIWDSVPKPEALKETPLSEFFNVEVVALSSYEEKEEQFKEQVATLRQRFFHSIAPGGLAGDRRGVVPASGFSFSAQEIWKVIKENKDLDLPAHKVMVATVRCEEIANEKCSIFAANEEWCQMEEAVQSGPVSGFGKKLSAILNFTLSDINNGFSNSRYDAEAIYFDGGVRSAKRKQLEENLLQLVQPAHQSMLGHIRSGTLENFKEAFEKALNAGEGFSLAAVACTQNYMAQFDEGHADAVIEQANWDTSKARDKLRRDIDAHITSVRAAKLSELTSSFEAKLNEALLGPVGALLDGATSETWPAIKKLMQRETESAVAGISNALSGFDMDKQSKDKILTSLENYAKGVVEAKAREEAGRVLILMKERFSILFSHDSDSMPRVWTGKEDIRAITKTARTASLKLLSVMAAIRLDDDVDNIETTLSSALMDTKNNAAVKDRSITTSDPLASSSWEEIPSSRTLITPVQCKSLWRQFKSETEHAVTQAISAQEAHKRNNNWLPPPWAIVALVVLGFNEFMTLLRNPLYVGGVFAVFLLIKALWVQLDISGEFRNGALPGLLSLSTKFLPTTMNLIRRLAEGQKPMTTDPRRNPALASKFFQNGSSSFSDSSSSASSGITSPKEGNEYSSTLKDD, encoded by the exons ATGA AAAAGAGTGATGGTTGTTGTTCTACTCACCTGATTGATGGAGATGGTACATTTAATGATACCGGATTAGAACATTTTATCAAGGAGGTGAAATTAGGGGAATGTGGATTGTCATATGCTGTAGTCTCCATTATGGGCCCGCAAAGTAGTG GGAAGAGTACgctattgaataatttgtttggTACCAACTTTAGAGAGATGGATGCTTTTAAAGGAAG GTCTCAAACCACTAAGGGAATTTGGATGGCTAGATGTGCTGGTATTGAACCTTGTACTCTTGTAATGGATTTGGAAGGAACTGATGGAAGAGAACGCGGAGAG GATGATACCGCATTTGAGAAACAAAGTGCTCTTTTTGCCCTTGCTGTCTCAGATATAGTATTGATCAACAT gtggtGTCATGATATCGGTCGTGAGCAAGCTGCAAATAAGCCTCTTTTAAAGACTGTGTTTCAG GTCATGATGCGATTATTCAGTCCtcgcaaaacaactttgatgtTTGTGATACGTGACAAGACAAGG ACACCTCTGGAGAATTTAGAACCTGTTCTAAGAGAAGACATTGAGAAG ATATGGGATTCTGTTCCCAAGCCTGAAGCTCTCAAGGAAACTCCATTGAGtgaattttttaat GTTGAAGTTGTTGCTCTTTCTAgttatgaagaaaaggaagagcaaTTCAAGGAGCAG GTTGCTACTTTGAGGCAGCGATTCTTCCATTCTATTGCTCCTGGTGGGCTTGCTGGAGATCGGCGGGGTGTAGTTCCTGCTTCAGGTTTCTCTTTCAGTGCACAGGAAATCTGGAAAGTTATTAAGGAGAATAAGGACCTTGACCTTCCTGCTCACAAG GTCATGGTTGCTACTGTACGCTGTGAAGAAATCGCCAATGAAAAATGTAGTATTTTTGCTGCAAATGAG GAGTGGTGTCAAATGGAAGAGGCTGTGCAATCAGGTCCAGTCTCTGGGTTTGGAAAGAAGCTTAGTGCAATTCTAAATTTTACTTTGTCTGA cATCAATAATGGCTTTTCTAATTCTAGGTATGATGCAGAAGCTATATATTTTGACGGAGGAGTAAGATCTGCAAAGCGAAAGCAGCTTGAGGAAAACTTGCTACAA CTTGTCCAACCAGCACATCAATCCATGTTGGGTCATATAAGGTCTGGAACTCTTGAGAATTTCAAGGAAGCATTTGAGAAAGCTTTGAATGCAGGGGAAGGGTTTTCTTTGGCAGCTGTAGCTTGCACTCAGAATTACATGGCTCAATTTGATGAAGGGCATGCAG ATGCTGTTATTGAACAAGCAAACTGGGACACATCTAAAGCGAGGGATAAGCTTCGTCGTGATATAGATGCACATATTACTTCTGTCCGTGCAGCCAAACTCTCTGAACTTACTTCATCATTTGAG GCTAAGCTAAATGAGGCATTATTAGGACCTGTGGGAGCTCTTTTAGATGGAGCTACTAGTGAGACATGGCCAgccataaaaaaacttatgcaGCGTGAGACAGAATCAGCTGTTGCTGGGATCTCTAATGCACTTTCTGGTTTTGACATGGACAAACAATCCAAGGACAAAATACTTACAAGTTTGGAGAATTATGCAAAAGGTGTAGTTGAGGCAAAAGCAAGGGAAGAAGCTGGAAGGGTCCTGATCCTTATGAAAGAAAG GTTTTCAATATTGTTTAGCCATGACTCTGATTCAATGCCACGGGTTTGGACTGGAAAGGAAGACATTCGAGCAATTACCAAAACTGCTCGCACTGCA TCCTTGAAGTTGTTATCTGTAATGGCTGCAATCCGTCTGGATGATGATGTTGATAATATTGAGACTACACTATCATCTGCTTTGATGGATACAAAGAACAATGCTGCTGTTAAAGACAGAAGTATCACAACATCTGACCCTCTGGCATCAAGCTCTTGGGAAGAG ATTCCATCCTCAAGGACATTGATCACACCTGTCCAGTGCAAATCTTTGTGGAGGCAATTCAAGTCTGAGACAGAGCATGCTGTCACCCAGGCCATTTCTGCTCAG GAAGCCCACAAACGTAATAACAACTGGTTACCACCCCCATGGGCAATCGTTGCCTTGGTTGTGCTGGGATTTAATGAGTTTATGACTCTTTTGAG AAATCCTTTGTACGTGGGTGGCGTCTTTGCTGTTTTTCTACTCATTAAAGCCCTATGGGTGCAGTTAGACATTTCAGGCGAATTCCGCAATGGTGCT CTTCCCGGGCTTCTTTCTTTATCTACGAAGTTCCTTCCCACTACTATGAATCTTATCAGAAGACTAGCAGAGGGGCAGAAACCCATGACTACAGATCCTCGGAGAAACCCTGCTCTAGCATCAAAATTTTTTCAGAATGGATCCAGCTCTTTTAGTGATTCCTCATCAAGTGCTTCCTCTGGGATAACTTCGCCAAAAGAAGGGAATGAGTACTCGAGCACCTTAAAAGACGACTAG